GCTCCCTGGGCGCTGAAGAAAACCGACGTGGCGCGCATGAACACCGTCCTGTACGCGCTGGCCGAGGTCATCCGCCACCTGGCCATCCTGACCCAGCCGGTCATGCCGGATGCGTCAGCGCGCATCCTGGACCTGCTGGCCGTACCCGCCGACCAGCGCACCTTCGCGCACCTGACCTCTGCCCACGCCCTTACGGCCGGCACACCACTGTCACAACCTCAAGGGGTATTTCCACGGATTGAAGTAACGAAAGATTAACTTTCCGATGGCAGCATGTCCCTTGT
The nucleotide sequence above comes from Pseudomonadota bacterium. Encoded proteins:
- a CDS encoding methionine--tRNA ligase (methionine--tRNA ligase; MetRS; adds methionine to tRNA(Met) with cleavage of ATP to AMP and diphosphate; some MetRS enzymes form dimers depending on a C-terminal domain that is also found in other proteins such as Trbp111 in Aquifex aeolicus and the cold-shock protein CsaA from Bacillus subtilis while others do not; four subfamilies exist based on sequence motifs and zinc content); protein product: WTVVGQANRYIDEQAPWALKKTDVARMNTVLYALAEVIRHLAILTQPVMPDASARILDLLAVPADQRTFAHLTSAHALTAGTPLSQPQGVFPRIEVTKD